The following are encoded together in the Magnetospirillum gryphiswaldense MSR-1 v2 genome:
- a CDS encoding lysophospholipid acyltransferase family protein: MSNRFVAIMRFIGFVSWTLLAMGPYLVLLAIRPYACIHYARRYFQIVARICGFVVKTRGQPLQAAGPVLFVSNHASYLDIIILGSVIKANFVAKAEVANWPGFGFLAKIARTVFVARKRGGTAGERDALTNRLKGGDSLMLFPEGTSNDGNNVLAFKSSLFAVAEMTGPDGKPLPVQPVSIAYTRLDGMPLCRALRPYFAWYGDMTLVGHLLDALGLGRVQVEVVFHPVVSLTDFGDRKALSNHCHDLVRQGVVKALAGRLDAPVPVVH, translated from the coding sequence ATGAGCAATCGCTTCGTCGCCATCATGCGCTTTATCGGTTTCGTCTCGTGGACCTTGCTGGCCATGGGGCCGTATCTGGTGTTGCTGGCTATCCGCCCATACGCCTGCATCCATTACGCCCGGCGCTATTTCCAGATCGTCGCCCGCATCTGCGGCTTCGTCGTCAAGACGCGGGGGCAGCCGCTGCAGGCGGCGGGGCCGGTTTTGTTCGTCAGCAACCACGCCAGCTATCTGGACATCATCATCCTGGGCAGCGTCATCAAGGCCAATTTCGTCGCCAAGGCGGAAGTGGCCAATTGGCCCGGTTTCGGCTTTCTCGCCAAGATCGCCCGGACGGTGTTCGTCGCCCGCAAACGTGGCGGCACGGCGGGTGAGCGCGACGCGCTGACCAACCGCCTGAAGGGCGGTGATTCGCTGATGCTGTTCCCCGAGGGCACCAGCAATGACGGCAACAATGTGCTGGCCTTCAAAAGTTCGCTGTTCGCGGTGGCGGAAATGACCGGCCCCGACGGCAAGCCGTTGCCGGTGCAGCCGGTGTCCATCGCTTATACTCGCCTGGACGGCATGCCGCTGTGCCGGGCGCTTCGGCCCTATTTCGCTTGGTATGGCGACATGACTTTGGTCGGCCATTTGCTTGATGCCCTGGGGCTGGGCCGGGTGCAGGTGGAGGTGGTGTTCCATCCGGTGGTCAGCCTGACCGATTTCGGCGACCGCAAGGCGCTGTCCAACCATTGCCACGATCTGGTGCGCCAGGGTGTGGTCAAGGCCTTGGCCGGGCGGCTGGATGCGCCGGTTCCGGTGGTTCATTGA
- the miaB gene encoding tRNA (N6-isopentenyl adenosine(37)-C2)-methylthiotransferase MiaB → MTKKLFVKTYGCQMNVYDSARMADVLAPLGYGPGDSPEDADMVILNTCHIREKASEKVFSELGRLRQIKTEKDGGLIIAVAGCVAQAEGEEILRRAPFVDIVLGPQTYHRLPEMVAQASRAALANGNGGAVLDTEFPIEPKFDHLPEPRADGPAAFLSVQEGCDKFCTFCVVPYTRGGEYSRPSQAILDEAKKLVDQGVVEITLLGQNVNAWHGDDGKSFGWLIRQLAKLDGLERIRFTTSHPRDMDDDLIDAHGEVKKLMPFLHLPVQAGSNRMLEAMNRRHDRDFYFGLVDKLRAARPDLALSSDFIVGFPGETDADFADTLDLVRRVGFVNTYSFKYSARPGTPAAIMPNQVDEAVKEARLAQLMDLLQEQTNHFNQNCLGMEMAVVLDRQGKYPGQLIGRSPYMQPVHVDNVAHLAGHLVNVRISEIHPRSLKGEIIEAERMRA, encoded by the coding sequence TTGACCAAGAAGCTTTTCGTCAAGACCTATGGCTGCCAGATGAACGTCTATGACTCGGCCCGCATGGCCGATGTCCTGGCGCCGCTGGGTTATGGCCCCGGTGATTCGCCCGAGGATGCCGATATGGTCATCCTCAACACCTGCCATATTCGTGAGAAGGCCTCGGAGAAGGTATTTTCCGAACTGGGCCGGCTGCGTCAGATCAAGACCGAGAAAGATGGCGGACTGATCATCGCCGTCGCCGGCTGCGTGGCGCAAGCCGAGGGCGAGGAAATCCTGCGCCGCGCTCCCTTCGTCGACATCGTGTTGGGGCCGCAAACCTATCACCGGTTGCCGGAGATGGTGGCGCAGGCGTCGCGCGCCGCCCTGGCCAACGGCAATGGCGGCGCCGTGCTGGATACCGAATTCCCCATCGAACCCAAGTTCGACCATCTGCCCGAGCCGCGCGCCGACGGCCCGGCGGCATTTCTGTCGGTGCAGGAAGGCTGCGACAAGTTCTGCACCTTCTGCGTCGTTCCCTATACTCGGGGCGGTGAATATTCGCGGCCCTCGCAGGCCATCTTGGACGAAGCGAAAAAGCTGGTGGACCAAGGCGTGGTGGAGATTACCCTGCTGGGCCAGAACGTCAATGCCTGGCATGGCGATGACGGCAAAAGCTTCGGCTGGCTGATCCGTCAATTGGCCAAGCTGGACGGGCTGGAGCGCATCCGCTTCACCACCTCGCATCCGCGCGACATGGACGACGATCTGATCGACGCCCATGGCGAGGTGAAAAAGCTGATGCCGTTCCTGCATCTGCCGGTCCAGGCTGGGTCCAACCGTATGTTGGAGGCCATGAACCGTCGCCACGACCGTGATTTCTATTTCGGTCTGGTCGACAAGCTGCGCGCCGCCCGGCCCGATCTGGCGCTGTCGTCGGATTTCATCGTCGGTTTCCCCGGCGAGACCGATGCCGATTTCGCCGATACCTTGGACCTGGTCCGCCGGGTCGGCTTCGTCAACACCTATTCGTTCAAGTATTCGGCCCGTCCCGGCACCCCGGCGGCGATCATGCCCAATCAGGTGGACGAGGCGGTCAAGGAAGCGCGGCTGGCCCAGCTGATGGATTTGCTGCAAGAGCAGACCAACCATTTCAACCAGAACTGCCTGGGCATGGAAATGGCGGTGGTGTTGGACCGTCAGGGCAAGTATCCGGGCCAGTTGATCGGTCGCTCGCCCTATATGCAGCCGGTGCACGTGGACAATGTCGCCCATCTGGCCGGACACTTGGTCAATGTGCGGATCAGCGAGATTCACCCCCGTAGCCTGAAGGGTGAAATCATCGAGGCCGAAAGGATGCGCGCGTGA